GCTGCACGCAGACAAGACGAAACCATTAACCCTTGCAATCTGGAAAGACATGTTTGAGAAATTTGTAAGGACAAATAATTACAATGGATATAATACTTCCTCTGTGGTTGGTCTAGAAATAATGAACGAGCCCCTGGGCCCAAAGATCGGTATGCGTAACATTGCCCAATCTTACTATGAGGCCTTTGACATGTTCAAGACGGCAGAAGCTGAGAATAATAATCCACAAAATGACAATTTGACATTTGTAATCCATGACGCTTTCCAATCTATTGGTTACTGGAACTTACACTTGAATCCAGATTATAGAAATGTCTCAAATCAATACTACAATTTGACTAATGTTACATATAATTCACAGTCGGTGTTGGTCGACCACCATCATTATGAAGTTTTTACTGACTTCCAATTAAAAAACAATCAATATAATAGAATAATGGATATCATCAACTATGGTGACTCTATTTCCAAAGAACTAGACTTCCATCCGGCTGTAGTTGGCGAATGGTCTGGTGCTATCACCGATTGTGCAAGATGGGTCAATGGTATTGGTATTGGGGCAAGATACGATGGCTCCTACTACAAGACTACTGCTTTTCAATCCGATAGTCCACCAAACGGTACATGTATATCGCAAAATGATATCAGCACCTGGTCCGAAAGCTACAAGACTCGAGTCAGACAATTTATCGAGGCTCAATTGGCGACATACTCCGCAAAAACCACAGGTTGGATATTTTGGAATTGGAAAACAGAGAATGCCGCTGAGTGGGATTATCTAAAATTGAAGGAAAATAACCTATTTCCTCAGCCATTCGATAACTTTACATACTTCAATAAGGATGGCCAAATCAATAGCTCATTCTCTACCTCGTTGTCAATAGAAGCCTTTGGAAGCCCTACAAGCTCTAGAGTGTCTTCAACAAAACACAAAAACTTTGCCATCTCTACCAAGATGAGAACTTCAATAACTGGATCATCCAACAACAACACATGGATGTACTTCCTTAGTGCTGCCCTAGGTATGCTCGCTGTTTGCTGTGTGATGTAGGTCATAAATCTTCTAGCATACAGAGATAATACTGATCCCTGGCAGCATACCTAACACTTACAAGTAGGATAATTACTAAATACTcgtttcagttttttttggtttacTCAAAACACCCCAAAACAACATTTGTAAAAGCTGAACCTATGTATGAAAACATTTATAGACTACAAATCCTTCAGTTAGTAATTAACACTAAAACTCTAATCCAGAAATATAATTAGCTATGAAGCCAAAACGGATGACAACATATCTACTAGTGTGCCAAGTTTACAATAGCTCGTAGTCTATACTACTTCACAAAAATGTACGTGATACACGACACAAAGTAGTAGACTGCGAGTTTCTCTGACGGGCGATCAGAGAGATAGTGAATGTTCTTGGAACTGACAGTGCGCTGCTAACAAGTTCTTGTTTGAATCTTAGACCTCATCGATTCCAGCGGGTCGTTACACTCACATTCGGAGGTCAATTGCATGTGATATATCTGCGTCCATAGCGGTTGCTAGATTAACCTTGTTTTTATCTGCATTTTGAACATCTTTTTAGCCAGGTACATATCAAAAAGTTATAAATTCATATAATTACTATCAAATTATCTGCCTGCCAGCT
This is a stretch of genomic DNA from Nakaseomyces glabratus chromosome M, complete sequence. It encodes these proteins:
- the EXG2 gene encoding glucan exo-1,3-beta-glucosidase (CAGL0M08756g~Putative exo-1,3-beta-glucanase; predicted GPI-anchor); its protein translation is MLHLFVVIFLALGVLGYDNSGLTTDELQSLQKRFQDYYNDGEVQVKGITIGGWLVTEPYITPSLYETAFTHVNKTLNGTNSTTFQNSTFGNYSIVDEYTLCKELGYQNALTLLKDHYETFITEDDFAQIKENGFNLVRLPIGYWAWKKNSNDTSRYNYVGNISYDDPYVSEGLQLQYLLKAIDWASKYELNVWIDLHGAPGSQNGFDNSGQRILYDDLGWLHADKTKPLTLAIWKDMFEKFVRTNNYNGYNTSSVVGLEIMNEPLGPKIGMRNIAQSYYEAFDMFKTAEAENNNPQNDNLTFVIHDAFQSIGYWNLHLNPDYRNVSNQYYNLTNVTYNSQSVLVDHHHYEVFTDFQLKNNQYNRIMDIINYGDSISKELDFHPAVVGEWSGAITDCARWVNGIGIGARYDGSYYKTTAFQSDSPPNGTCISQNDISTWSESYKTRVRQFIEAQLATYSAKTTGWIFWNWKTENAAEWDYLKLKENNLFPQPFDNFTYFNKDGQINSSFSTSLSIEAFGSPTSSRVSSTKHKNFAISTKMRTSITGSSNNNTWMYFLSAALGMLAVCCVM